Genomic window (Helianthus annuus cultivar XRQ/B chromosome 3, HanXRQr2.0-SUNRISE, whole genome shotgun sequence):
actccccgtcgggcccaccggtaatatgtgaaaatatcggggtgtaacaggttggtatcagagccaacattgagtgaattaaacactaacttttttgtgtttaatctcaatgacacaataagcacattccttagacttcGAGTCTAGGCCAATGACCTAGGAATTATTCTTAACTTTTTTTgctgtttatattttattttgttttacttATTTTGACAGGATTAATCATCAACAATGCCGCCAAGAGTGAGAAGCAAAGGAAAGGGTCCCATGCGAGGTGGACCATCAGCAGGACCTTCCCATCGGCGCACCCCGTCTGTGTCGTTTTCTAGTTCTGATTCCCGCGACCATTGGGGTCATTCTTTCGAACCAGCGAGACACTCTGTCTCTTTGAGCTCATCCCCCTCTTTCCATCCATCATTCGGGCCGCCTGTTCCAGACGAGCCCCAACATTCGCAACACTCCCATGACTCTCACCATTCGCATGACTCCCACCATTCCCATCAATCTTACCATTCGTTGCATTCTCATTCCTTTCATCATTCGGATTCTACCTACTCTCCAGCCCAGTTTAATCCCAATGATTACGTCAACGACTTTTTGGGCTACAACCCTTTGGGACCCGAGGATCACTTTCCTCATGACATGGAGATGGACGACGACCCGGACCCTGAAATGAAAACCGGAACACTGGGCCATCATATTAGCATCTCGAGCGGATCTCCATATCAAGGATCATCATACCAAGGGCCCGATTCATTTAAAGAAAGGTGGGCCACGTATGATTGGGCCTTTACCCCTTCATATCATAACTCTCCTGCACAACCTCCTTTGGTTGAACCACAACTTCAAGCAGTTTCTCCACCACCTCTTCCTGTTGAGGAGCCGCCTCAACAGCCACCTCAGCCACCTCCCGAGCCGCCTAGGCGAAGGAGGAATGCACGAATATCTGTGCGAGGAGAACCTCGGTTCAGTTCTCCTCAAGGTTCAAGTTCTTACCCTCTTATCCCCGAGGACCCCCAAATGGGTGGACCCTCGCACGCGGCGCTGGATAACGATCCTCCGCCAGTTTCTTATGCACCGCTGCCACCGCCAGTTGGTTTTGACAACCCGATCTCGACATACCCAGGTTCATCTGGGTATAATCCATCTGGATACCCAACGGATTATGGAACCCATGATCCATATCTTACTGCTGCACAGTACAACGCACTTTATCATTCTTCTTATCCTCCAGTTTACCCAACTGGATATCCGGTGTAGGGGTATCAATACCCACCATATCagcaacctcctcctcctcaACAGGAGCAAACCCAAGAAATACTGCAGAGGTTAGATAGGGTTGAACGTGAAGCGGATGAAACCAAAAAGAAGCATAACAGATTTCTTAAAGGCCTTGCAAGTCTCATCAAAGGCAAAAAGAAATAGGAAGTTGTTTATTGtactttgtattttatttttaatcaagtccctgtgaggacatttTATTTTCAGTacttagtccctgcgaggacttatTTCTGTTTtgtagcccctgcgtgggtagTATGTTCTTtttaagacccgtttagggcaccTTGTAATAGTTACATGTTTAATGAAATTTCTTTGAATTTTAATAATGTACTTTATTATATCATCATGCTTTATCATTTCAATTTttaattgatctgccaaagaaattttcttagaggtataacctagccaaatTATTAAAATGGCTATtatggta
Coding sequences:
- the LOC110931541 gene encoding extensin-like, which encodes MPPRVRSKGKGPMRGGPSAGPSHRRTPSVSFSSSDSRDHWGHSFEPARHSVSLSSSPSFHPSFGPPVPDEPQHSQHSHDSHHSHDSHHSHQSYHSLHSHSFHHSDSTYSPAQFNPNDYVNDFLGYNPLGPEDHFPHDMEMDDDPDPEMKTGTLGHHISISSGSPYQGSSYQGPDSFKERWATYDWAFTPSYHNSPAQPPLVEPQLQAVSPPPLPVEEPPQQPPQPPPEPPRRRRNARISVRGEPRFSSPQGSSSYPLIPEDPQMGGPSHAALDNDPPPVSYAPLPPPVGFDNPISTYPGSSGYNPSGYPTDYGTHDPYLTAAQYNALYHSSYPPVYPTGYPV